The window GTCCCGAGTTTGCTGGTTCATCACAATATTGAATCAGAGCTTCTGTTTAGGCGAAGCAAGAACGCTCCGAATCCGTTGAGTCGTGCATATCTGGCACATCAGGGCCGCAAGCTAAGACGATTCGAGCAGCAGGCGTGTGAGAATTTCGACTATCACACTACTGTTTCAGAGCATGACAAGAAGACTCTGGAAAGCATACACTGTGATATCAGAGTGCAGGTGGTACCGAACGGCGTCGACGCAGATTATTTCGTGCCGGGCAGCGAGTCCGTCACTGCGAATAGCCTAATCTTCGTCGGAGGGATGTCATGGTACCCGAATCTTGATGCCATGAATTACTTCACCAGCGATATATGGCATCTGATAAAGAGCAAAATCCCGGACTTGACGATGGCGATGATCGGGAGGAATCCACCCAGGAATATCACCGAATTCGCGAAGAAAGAGACCGGCTTCAAATGCCTCGGTTTTGTTGAAGATGTACGATCTCATATAAGTGAGGCTGCCGTGTATGTTGTGCCGCTACGCGTCGGTGGAGGAACTCGACTGAAAATCCTCGATGCGATGGCAATGGGCAAGGCCATTGTCAGTACCACAATAGGTTGCGAAGGCATTGATGTAACCCATGGCACCGACATAATCATAGCGGATACTGCAGAAGATATCGCCTCAAGGACGGTCGAGCTCCTCAGCAATAGGCAGATGAGGGAAGAGATCGGTCGGAACGCCAGGCAGAAGGCTCTCGATCTCTATTCCTGGAAAAAGGTCTATCCGAAACTGGATCACACTTATTCAGAGCTCTCCGAAATGAGGAGCCCCAAGTGAATCCATGGATTGTGAAAAACCTGATCTACTTTCCCATTCAGGCGGTGCGCGGAGAGCAGGTCAGAGAATACATGGACAGGATCAACGCTTTCCATGAGAAACCACTGTTCGAGCAGCTCGAAATTCAGTGGCGCAAACTCCGGAAGTTGTTGGAGTATGTC is drawn from Candidatus Zixiibacteriota bacterium and contains these coding sequences:
- a CDS encoding glycosyltransferase family 4 protein, yielding MKILLIAHLLPYPPSGGCSLRNFNLIKEASQQHEIHLLTFFQKVHFQNPKDYSEELQRSIREMKKYCRHVEAFEIPTDGRALAWNTLLFFNLFSQTPYSSWKFHSREMISAIRRHASEHSFDLVEIGTVALAKYRELLPGVPSLLVHHNIESELLFRRSKNAPNPLSRAYLAHQGRKLRRFEQQACENFDYHTTVSEHDKKTLESIHCDIRVQVVPNGVDADYFVPGSESVTANSLIFVGGMSWYPNLDAMNYFTSDIWHLIKSKIPDLTMAMIGRNPPRNITEFAKKETGFKCLGFVEDVRSHISEAAVYVVPLRVGGGTRLKILDAMAMGKAIVSTTIGCEGIDVTHGTDIIIADTAEDIASRTVELLSNRQMREEIGRNARQKALDLYSWKKVYPKLDHTYSELSEMRSPK